gatgatccataccgtccttggtgactttccccagtcctggactcagataaatcaggccatcgtggtacctgttctaacgtttgaacagccggacccaccagaagcgatggtggtaccagatcatccggccccgcaacctcaacaagccctacctgaaaatgccatgccaaccgttgaaccggcaaatcctccctctgctatcggtgaacctgctgtacccactgttgatagcagcagctcagagagccccaacctgccagtgctacccagactcactagaagtgtagctagaagacagtgcactacaccagcggtagcaagcatagcgggccctgttaggccaatagcaacccctgcgctgcgaaggtccatacgcagcactcagaaccaaactcccctccgctacaaaacttggaggtattgataagggctgttatctagttgaaaatgtttgtgtacatatttttgttacaggttataaaatggacaatagagtaatggacggtgaattgctcaaaaactttcacaagagggcccctttgtttacccggggtccccgctgtttcaaccactggactgagagtcataaactgtgcatgacctaactttcgcaacgttcaagagtcctcacctcccataaagggaagcactgttatgtttacttgtttatgctatttcgaaattttgtgtgtttcctgttaacatgtattattgttcttgttttcccagtccgggagtactggatttaaccggggggcagtgcagcgccccagagtcctggtcgttgcagtactgtggctccgccactaaggggagctatggtacgtctgattgcactaaaggagtttctctgaccaggtaacactcacaccacacttcacactccggccaccagggggggtggttctatctagtaggccactcctcacactctggtaaaactgggggttggacaggaagacagtgagaagtaactgggaagagctggtgagaggacctgtcagggatgggattctggcagactcctaagagcagaactaaccagtgaacaacgggaatacagaaaagaggaattaggaccagaaggagtcgtgctgttagaccgaggcaacatccttctgaggcgcaaacagtcggtggccggaatgccgagcaagtaagagactctaagtactactgcaaaccacggcagggcagccaattataggcgggctgtctcacacaaatcacctaagcagacaacggaggcagctgtgggagaggggcgactctagggtcccggaagaactccaggcctaccccgtcatacgggtgcatcctaccatatcatctgggggacagagagaatgaacatcagagacaaacagaatcagttgtgaggactatcccgggagctcagcagggaaggactacaacacccagcgctagaaggtagacactgattcccacctgtaaagagaactcctgatgtgcctttggaccggccggtctctgacaacccggcagacagcgctctggactgaggtctctaaaaccttcagtaaagaagtaaagagactgcaacctggtgtcctcgttatttacagcatcaccaccatcatccatatctattatttcactgtacgcccctcggcagggtcacagaccggggcctagccaccgtgacaaccccagagcagagactcacaggcccggtaccggttacccctcggccctgcggcagtgggggcgctacacatacatgaAGGCTAAGGCTCGAGGTAAGACGAGAGAAAAACgaaagtgcaaaaagaaaaaaggtCTCCGTCCTTGAAGgggtactcccatctccaagatccttttCAATGTGTAGGAGATGTAATAATATTAgctaatacctccaattagaaatgtagtatagttcttctgattatttATGCTCCTAAcccaatgtgcagggcattgcagtagcttaggtatccatggttacgaccactaacggcTGTCACTATATGGGTGGTTGTAGccatagatacctaagctactgcaatgccctgcacatggggcaaGTGACATGACTAATcaagagaactatactacatttctaattggaggtatttgctaatattattattacacctactacatattggggtagAACCTTGGAACATCCCTGTAGGAGTGTAGGGACAAGCCATGTAGTAAAAATAAAGTATCAACGAGCAGTTCAGCTTTCCTAAGAGGCCTGTGCCGCCCACCATCCTCTCATTCCCCCGGCTACACTGCACTGATTACATAGGAGCTACAGGCGCTCACCGCCACACAGGCCTCTGAGGAGTCGGCCCTTGCTGCCCCTGATAACCAGTCAAATTCATGCTTTCATTTTCTGATTCTTGTTGATCCCAATAACCAATCATTTTCCAGCTTTCGTACTAACAGTAACCAATCAGAGTTCAGCTTGTATTGTAGTGTGCATGTTGGGAAAACAAATCTGGTTACGTGAGAAATAAGATGGAGGACGGCGGCTGCTTCAGTCTGACTCACTAGACGTCTGAGCGCAGATGGTCGGGTTTCTGTTTTGTCATCATTTCCTTTCATGGCCATTTTATGTGTATGTGGTATTGTGAGGCGGATGCATCCAATCCTGCCATGTGCGATACCGTGAGCCcccgagctgtgtatctaatcctatcctgtgtgatactgtctgctgagccgtgtatctaatcctcccgtgtgatactgtctgctgagccgtgtatctaatcctatcctgtgtgatattgtctgatgagacgtgtatctaatcctatcctgtgtgatactgactgctgtgtatctaatcctctcctgtgtgatactgtctgctgagccgtgtatctaatcctctcctgtgtgatactgtctgctgagctgtgtatctaatcctatcctgtgtgatactgtctgctgagccgtgtatctaatcctctcctgtgtgatactgcctgctgagctgtgtatctaatcctatcctgtgatactgtctgctgagccgtgtatctaatcctattctgtgtgatactgtctgctgagccgtgtatctaatcctcccgtgtgatactgtctgctgagccgtgtatctaatcctatcctgtgtgatattgtctgatgagccgtgtatctaatcctatcctgtgtgatactgactgctgtgtatctaatcctctcctgtgtgatactgtctgctgagccgtgtatctaatcctctcctgtgtgatactgtctgctgagctgtgtatctaatcctatcctgtgtgatactgtctgctgagccgtgtatctaatcctctcctgtgtgatactgactgctgagcggtgtatctaatcctcctgtgtgatactgactgctgagctgtgtatctaatcctcctgtgtgatactgactgctgagccgtgtatctaatcctatcctgtgtgatactgtctgctgagctgtgtatctaatcctatcctgtgtgatactgtctgctgagccgtgtatctaatcctctcctgtgtgatactgtctgctgagctgtgtatctaatcctctcctgtgtgatactgcctgctgagccgtgtatctaatcctattctgtgtgatactgtctgctgagctgtgtatctaatcctctcctgtgtgatactgcctgctgagccgtgtatctaatcctatcctgtgatactgtctgctgagctgtgtatctaatcctatcctgtgtgatactgtctgctgagccgtgtatctaatcctcccgtgtgatactgtctgctgagccgtgtatctaatcctatcctgtgtgatattgtctgatgagccgtgtatctaatcctatcctgtgtgatactgactgctgtgtatctaatcctctcctgtgtgatactgtctgctgagccgtgtatctaatcctctcctgtgtgatactgtctgctgagctgtgtatctaatcctatcctgtgtgatactgtctgctgagccgtgtatctaatcctctcctgtgtgatactgcctgctgagctgtgtatctaatcctatcctgtgatactgtctgctgagccgtgtatctaatcctattctgtgtgatactgtctgctgagctgtgtatctaatcctctcctgtgtgatactgcctgctgagccgtgtatctaatcctctcctgtgtgatactgactgctgagcggtgtatctaatcctcctgtgtgatactgactgctgagctgtgtatctaatcctcctgtgtgatactgactgctgagccgtgtatctaatcctatcctgtgtgatactgtctgctgagctgtgtatctaatcctatcctgtgtgatactgtctgctgagccgtgtatctaatcctctcctgtgtgatactgtctgctgagctgtgtatctaatcctctcctgtgtgatactgcctgctgagccgtgtatctaatcctattctgtgtgatactgtctgctgagctgtgtatctaatcctctcctgtgtgatactgcctgctgagccgtgtatctaatcctctcctgtgtgatactgactgctgagcggtgtatctaatcctcctgtgtgatactgactgctgagctgtgtatctaatcctcctgtgtgatactgactgctgagccgtgtatctaatcctatcctgtgtgatactgtctgctgagccgtgtatctaatcctatcctgtgtgatactgtctgctgagctgtgtatctaatcctctcctgtgtgatactgcctgctgagccgtgtatctaatcctctcctgtgtgatactgactgctgagcggtgtatctaatcctcctgtgtgatactgactgctgagccgtgtatctaatcctctcctgtgtgatactgactgctgagctgtgtatctaatcctctcctgtgtgatactgtctgctgagctgtgtatctaatcctatcctgtgtgatactgtctgctgagctgtgtatctaatcctctcctgtgtgatactgtctgctgagctgtgtatctaatcctatcctgtgtggtactgactgctgagctgtgtatctaatcctctcctgtgtgatactgtctgctgagccgtgtatctaatcctatcctgtgtgatactgactgctgagccgtgtatctaatcctctcctgtgtgatactgtctgctgagccgtgtatctaatcctatcctgtgtgatactgactgctgagctgtgtatctaatcccatcctgtgtgatactgtctgctgagctgtgtatctaatcctctcctgtgtgatactgtctgctgagccgtgtatctaatcctatcctgtgtgatactgtctgctgagccgtgtatctaatcctatcctgtgtgatactgtctgctgagccgtgtatctaatcctatcctgtgtgatactgactgctgagccgtgtatctaatcctatcctgtgtgatactgtctgctgagctgtgtatctaatcctctcctgtgtgatactgtctgctgagctgtgtatctaatcctatcctgtgtggtactgactgctgagctgtgtatctaatcctctcctgtgtgatactgtctgctgagccgtgtatctaatcctatcctgtgtgatactgactgctgagccgtgtatctaatcctctcctgtgtgatactgtctgctgagccgtgtatctaatcctatcctgtgtgatactgactgctgagctgtgtatctaatcccatcctgtgtgatactgtctgctgagctgtgtatctaatcctctcctgtgtgatactgtctgctgagccgtgtatctaatcctatcctgtgtgatactgtctgctgagccgtgtatctaatcctatcctgtgtgatactgtctgctgagccgtgtatctaatcctatcctgtgtgatactgtctgctgagctgtgtatctaatcctctcctgtgtgatactgtctgctgagccgtgtatctaatcctatcctgtgtgatactgactgctgagctgtgtatctaatcctctcctgtgtgatactgtctgctgagccgtgtatctaatcctatcctgtgtgatactgactgctgggctgtgtatctaatcccatcctgtgtgatactgtctgctgagctgtgtatctaatcctctcctgtgtgatactgtctgctgagccgtgtatctaatcctatcctgtgtgatactgactgctgggctgtgtatctaatcccatcctgtgtgatactgcctgctgagctgtgtatctaatcctctcctgtgtgatactgcctgctgagctgtgtatctaatcctctcctgtgtgatactgtctgctgagccgtgtatctaagccaTCATGCAGAGTTGCAGCTCTCATTATGACGGATGCAGAGAATGGATGGAATTATTTATTGAACTGTAACTAAAGTTATGATATAATGTCGCCTTCTGTCTATAACCACAAACTAGACAGATTTTTATTACTCAGCTGTTTCTTTAGCACATAAGGGCAATACTAAacgtacctgcagtcctatgtaacattacaCTGGGAAAGATAACagggtgtgtgacaatggcagtcctatgtaacagaaCACTGGGTACAGATAAATGTCGGGAGACACCTGGGGTTGgacagcagtcctatgtaacagaaCACTGGGTACAGATAAATGTCGGGAGACACCTGGGGTTGGACAGCAGTCCCTGAGAAGACACATGTATGATCTGACCCAAGTGCTGTACGGGCATTCTAGCCAATGGTCTGTGTGTGACGGCCGCCGGCTTGTAGTGACAGCGACGTACCACCCTAGTACCGGAGCCACAGCTACAGTCACAGGGCCACATAGAAGTTCTGACCCACCTACAAATACTCCAAATAAGACATGGTGACAAGCGGGCCCTATGTTCCTagcttacataggactgcaggtgacatctaccacTCTGCTAACAGTTTTATGGATGCGCGCACATGTGACATTTCTCCTGCAGACCTCTCACTGAGGATTTGTTGTGGAAATGGTGGGGTTAGGCTACAAATTTCACACTCTGCATTGCCCAGCATCACATACACGAGCCGATGATTTCTATGGGGGCCATTTCAGGATCATCTTCTCTGACTGGACGAGAGGTTTGGTCTTGCCGATCCTGCAGAGTCTGGCTGTCTTCCTCTTCCTGTGACGTTGGTATCATGCCCGATCTGTCCATCCCCCGACCTTCCACCTGATGCCCCGTGATGTGTTGAGGTCCTACTATTGGTAGCCAAGTTCTTATTGTCTGCCCCCATGGTGAAGGATCGGGGGGAGCCGGACCGCTCAGAGTTAGTTTGTATCATTTTGCCTCCAGTTCTTTTCCACTCCTGTAAAAAGTATAGAATTTCTTCTGAAGGGCCGATAATTTTCAGCGATCTGGGGGCTGTTTTAAATGAACAGATGTGACGTTTGAGTAAATAGTCCCCTATTTTATTAATTTCGTCTTTGGAGCCAGTCACCAACTCAATGTTTTCTGCTCGAAGGAGATTTTGATAATTGTCAAAAATTGTTTTAATTTGACCACAAGCCATTTTAAAGTGTTCTGGTTTCTCAGGTGGCCGTGGAGTCAGAGTGATGCTGGTGAAGCCTTCGTAGTTTTCGGTCTTTATATCAACACTGTATTGTTTTAGGATCGCATCAATCATCTTTTGCTCGAATATTTCTACATATCTGAAGACTGTATCGTCTGCGTGGAAGGTAACAGGCTCGGAGAGCTTCTGGACATGTGTTGGTGCTGGTGCTCCAGAACCGGCCGCATCTTGCAGTCTTCCCGAGACGCGGGTATCATGTCCGGTCTCTCGCCTTCTCGACCTTTCACCTGATGTCCCAGGATGTGTAGACATCTCTTCATTCGTAGCTAAGTTCTTACTGTCCATCCCTATCTCGGAGGATCGGGGGGAGCCGGACCTCGCAGAGTTGTTTTGTACCATTTTGCCTCCAGCTCCTTTCCACTCCTGCATAAAGTTTAGAATTTCGTCGGAGAGGCCGATAATCGTCAGCGTTCTGGGGGCGGTGTGAaacaaacagatattgcgtttgtgTAAACAGTCCTGCATTTTAATAATTTCTTCTTGCGAGTCCGTTGACAACTCAATGTTTTCTGCGCGAAGGCGATTTTGATAATAATCAAAAATTGTTTTAATTTGATCACAAGCCGATTTAAAGCGCTCTTGTTTCTCTGGTGCCCGCGAGGTCAGAGTGATGCTGGTGAAGCCTTCGCAGTGTTCCTCATTTATATCAATATCATCTTGTCTTAGAATCGTATCAATCACCTCTCGCTGGAATCTTCCTACATATCTGCAGACTGCACCGTCTGCAAGGAAGCTAACGGGCTCGGAGACTTTCCGGACACGTGTTGGCGTCATCGCTGTTCTTGTAGGTGTCTCACGGGAACTCGTCGGTGTAGAGGAATGCTTGGTTGGACTCTCTCTTGTGACACTGTCTTGTGCCAAGTGTCCTCTGTCTTCAGACTTGAGacgggatgatgatgatgacctgCGTTCTGGGGTTAGGGGAACATTCTGGGGTGCTCTTCGTCCCATCTCTTCTGATAGATGCTTTCTCGCTGTAGGCTCCAGTGGTGAGAATGGTTTCTCTATAGGTTCCTCTCTAGAGAGGATTCCATACAGATCCACGCGACATCTTCCCAAATCACTGAAGTCCCCTTTGATGGCGAGTACTAAGCCTTTCTCTTGGTATATACAAAGCCTGTGCTGCTCCAGGAGCCTCTTTACCTCGGACACATTGCGGAAATGTGACAAGTCCAAGTACGTTGTAATCGGCAAGGAGAACTGCAGAGAAAGTAACAATGAGAAAGTGTAATCTCAACTGAAAGGGTTAAAGACGATCGTCCTGTGAATAAAAAGAGAAAAGCTCGGCATATTTCTCACATACTTTGCTTCAATTCCTCACTTGCTGTAAACGGATGAAAACATTCCTGTTTACAT
This is a stretch of genomic DNA from Ranitomeya variabilis isolate aRanVar5 chromosome 6, aRanVar5.hap1, whole genome shotgun sequence. It encodes these proteins:
- the LOC143781341 gene encoding uncharacterized protein LOC143781341 — protein: MATRVLKVSGLPRHQDHDLIRDKLLIHFLQEKHGGDGEVTTHYPTEEDGVALLEFKDEKVANRVLSRNHHLIIHDCSHPLEVRRPQSHDSQFSLPITTYLDLSHFRNVSEVKRLLEQHRLCIYQEKGLVLAIKGDFSDLGRCRVDLYGILSREEPIEKPFSPLEPTARKHLSEEMGRRAPQNVPLTPERRSSSSSRLKSEDRGHLAQDSVTRESPTKHSSTPTSSRETPTRTAMTPTRVRKVSEPVSFLADGAVCRYVGRFQREVIDTILRQDDIDINEEHCEGFTSITLTSRAPEKQERFKSACDQIKTIFDYYQNRLRAENIELSTDSQEEIIKMQDCLHKRNICLFHTAPRTLTIIGLSDEILNFMQEWKGAGGKMVQNNSARSGSPRSSEIGMDSKNLATNEEMSTHPGTSGERSRRRETGHDTRVSGRLQDAAGSGAPAPTHVQKLSEPVTFHADDTVFRYVEIFEQKMIDAILKQYSVDIKTENYEGFTSITLTPRPPEKPEHFKMACGQIKTIFDNYQNLLRAENIELVTGSKDEINKIGDYLLKRHICSFKTAPRSLKIIGPSEEILYFLQEWKRTGGKMIQTNSERSGSPRSFTMGADNKNLATNSRTSTHHGASGGRSGDGQIGHDTNVTGRGRQPDSAGSARPNLSSSQRR